The stretch of DNA ATCACCAACCTGCTCAACGACCAGCCGAAGTTCCTGGTCGGCAATGGCCTTCGCTACGTCAGCGAAGTCGACGATTATGGCCAGGGTGCCTTCTTCCACATCATGCTGCGCTGATCTGCCGAACGGAGTTACGACCATGTACGAAGTCGACCGCCGCTATCTCCTGTCCGCTTTGGGAAGCCTGACCGCAGCGGGCATCCTGCCGTGGCGAGCCTCCGCCGCCGAGGTGCGCCCGCGCAACCTGATCGACAACCCGCGCTTCCCCACCCCGCCGTTCACGCTGGGCGTGGCGGCCGGCGATCCGGATGCCAATGGCTTCGTCATCTGGACGCGGCTCGCGCCCCTACCGCTCCAGCCCGATGGCGGCATGATGATGGCGCCCGTGCTCGTTGCCTGGGAGATCGCCGCGGATCCCGAATTCCGCCAGGTGCTCCAGCGCGGCGAGACGATCGCGCACCCTGAGCTGGCCCATTCGGTGCATGTCGAAGTCGCCGGGCTCGCCCCCGCGCGACCCTATTGGTACCGCTTCACCTGCGGCGGCGAGCGCAGCGCCGCCGGGCGCGGCGCGACCCTGCCCCCGCCCGGCGCACCGCTCGACCGCGTGCGCTTCGCGGTCGCCGGGTGCCAGCATTACGAGGAAGGCTATTACACCGCGTGGCGACACATCGCCGCCGAGCCGATCGACTTCGTGTTCCACTACGGCGATTACATCTACGAGGGTCCCGATCGCGGCGAGCAACCGCGCAATGCCAAAAAGCCGCTGATCCGCCGCCATCTCGGCCACGAGATCTATTCGATCGGCGATTACCGCCAGCGCTATGCGCAATATAAGAGCGACCCCGATCTGCAGGCCGCGCACGCCGCCGCGCCGTGGTTCGTCAGCTTCGACGACCACGAGATCGACAACAACTGGGCCGGCGACATCGATCAGGACAACACCGCGCCGGAGGTGTTCCTCACACGCCGCGCGATGGCGATGCAGGCTTATTACGAGCACATGCCGCTGCGCCGGTCATCGATGCCCGACGGATCGCACATGCAGATGTATCGCGGCGCGCGCTTCGGCGACCTGATGGATGCATTCTTCCTCGATACGCGGCAATATCGCTCCGATCAGGTGTACGGCGATCGTGATGCGCCGCAGGGACCGGACGCGTTCGCGACCGAACGGTCGATCACCGGCGCACCGCAGGAGGCATGGCTGTTCAAGGGGCTCGATCGCTCCAAGGCACGCTGGAACCTGATCGCGCAACAGGTCTGCCTGATGAACCTCGGCTATCACAAGGCGGGGCAGCCCGAGCAGCTGGTCTCGATGGATCAATGGTCGGGCTATATGAACAGCCGCCGCCGCCTGCTCGCACACATCGACGCGCATTGCCCGGGCAACGTCATGACCGTCAGTGGCGACGCGCACCGTCATTATGCCGGCGACCTGATCCAGGATCACGGCAACGGCAAGATCATCAGCAGTGAATATCTCGCGACTTCGATCAGCTCAGGGGCGGACGGAGTAGGCGAGAACGACGACTACACCCGTTCGTCCCGCGCGGAAAATTCGCACCTCAAGGCTCTGACTGACCGGCGTGGCTATGTCTTATGCGACGTCGGACGCGATCTATGGCGCGGCGACCTGAAGGTCCTGGACACGATCGCAACGCGGAACGGCACGCTCTCGACCCACGCCAGCTTCGTTACCGAGCGCGGCAAGCCGGGGCTGCAAAGCGCCTGACCGGGGCTCAGGATCAGGAAACGAAGTCCACTCGTATGTCGAGTGGACTTCGTTCTCGACGCTCGAGCCGCTCCACCTGCGTTCCATCTCTTGACGCTCGAACATCCAGATTGAGCGGGGTCGTCATCGAGTAGGACGGTGTTTTTGCGACACCGTCCTAATGACCCGGCGCTTGCCGAAGCGGGCAGCGGCGTAGCGGGCCACCTCGATACCATCGCGCGTCAGGCCTTCCAGGGTGAGGGCTTCGTCCTCTCCCGG from Sphingomonas faeni encodes:
- a CDS encoding alkaline phosphatase D family protein; the encoded protein is MYEVDRRYLLSALGSLTAAGILPWRASAAEVRPRNLIDNPRFPTPPFTLGVAAGDPDANGFVIWTRLAPLPLQPDGGMMMAPVLVAWEIAADPEFRQVLQRGETIAHPELAHSVHVEVAGLAPARPYWYRFTCGGERSAAGRGATLPPPGAPLDRVRFAVAGCQHYEEGYYTAWRHIAAEPIDFVFHYGDYIYEGPDRGEQPRNAKKPLIRRHLGHEIYSIGDYRQRYAQYKSDPDLQAAHAAAPWFVSFDDHEIDNNWAGDIDQDNTAPEVFLTRRAMAMQAYYEHMPLRRSSMPDGSHMQMYRGARFGDLMDAFFLDTRQYRSDQVYGDRDAPQGPDAFATERSITGAPQEAWLFKGLDRSKARWNLIAQQVCLMNLGYHKAGQPEQLVSMDQWSGYMNSRRRLLAHIDAHCPGNVMTVSGDAHRHYAGDLIQDHGNGKIISSEYLATSISSGADGVGENDDYTRSSRAENSHLKALTDRRGYVLCDVGRDLWRGDLKVLDTIATRNGTLSTHASFVTERGKPGLQSA